From Daucus carota subsp. sativus chromosome 6, DH1 v3.0, whole genome shotgun sequence, the proteins below share one genomic window:
- the LOC108225495 gene encoding uncharacterized protein LOC108225495 isoform X2 — protein sequence MSKSDEEAELRRKQEEALEVKSLRQIISTYLNYRKAADEGVKRYERSFRRLEPSHKALLSHLPLKYRSLRRCIAKNSYFIYEMLKMYIPSVPVLNLMNNSAFQPPIDLSKDLDIGEQDSQNTSETENSSWGSASGCDEAISGDEGSGVSRSPKVSSSPDWLDPSFQLHVPLADVDKVQFVIRNIVRDWAAEGQQERDQCYKPILEELKLQFPNRSKRSPPACLVPGAGLGRLALEISRLGFASQGNEFSYYMMICSSFILNQTERANEWTIYPWIHSNCNSLSDSDQLRPVSIPDIHPASAGITEGFSMCGGDFVEVYSDPSQLGAWDAVVTCFFLDTASNVVEYIEVISKILKEGAVWINLGPLLYHFADAGDTVMSIELSLEDVKKAALHYGFQLEKEQTIQTTYATNPRSMMHNQYHSVFWTMRKGAGAKLLP from the exons atgTCTAAAAGTGATGAAGAAGCAGAGCTCCGGAGAAAGCAAGAAGAAGCTCTCGAAGTCAAATCTCTCCGCCAGATCATCAGCACCTATCTCAA TTATCGAAAGGCTGCAGATGAGGGCGTTAAAAGGTATGAAAGATCTTTTAGAAGGCTTGAACCATCCCATAAG GCTCTCCTGTCCCACCTTCCTTTAAAATATCGAAGTCTAAGAAg GTGTATAGCTAAgaattcttattttatatacgAAATGCTAAAG ATGTATATTCCTTCCGTACCTGTCCTGAACCTGATGAATAATTCA GCATTTCAACCTCCAATAGATTTGAGCAAAGACCTTGACATTGGTGAACAAGATTCCCAGAATACCAGTGAAACCGAAAATTCTTCTTGGGGGTCTGCATCAGGATGCGATGAGGCTATCAGCGGAGATGAGGGGAGCGGAGTATCCAGATCCCCTAAG GTGTCTTCATCTCCTGATTGGTTGGATCCATCATTCCAGTTGCATGTTCCTCTAGCTGATGTGGACAAG GTTCAATTTGTTATAAGAAATATTGTAAGAGATTGGGCTGCAGAG GGACAACAAGAACGTGACCAGTGCTATAAGCCTATTCTTGAAGAGCTTAAATTACAATTTCCTAACCGTAGTAAAAGGAG ccCTCCTGCATGTTTAGTTCCTGGTGCTGGACTTGGTAGACTGGCTTTGGAAATTTCCCGTCTTG GTTTTGCAAGCCAAGGAAATGAATTTTCATACTATATGATGATCTGCTCAAGTTTTATTCTTAACCA aactGAAAGGGCTAATGAATGGACTATCTATCCTTGGATTCATAGCAACTGCAACTCACTTTCTGACAGTGACCAGCTTCGGCCTGTTTCGATACCAGATATTCACCCAGCCAG CGCAGGAATAACTGAAGGTTTTTCCATGTGTGGAGGTGATTTTGTCGAAGTTTACAGTGATCCAAGCCAACTGG GGGCCTGGGATGCAGTTGTAACCTGTTTCTTTCTTGATACAGCGAGCAACGTTGTTGAATATATTGAAGTGATTTCAAAAATTCTAAAAGAGGGTGCT GTTTGGATAAACTTGGGTCCCCTGCTTTATCACTTTGCGGAT GCTGGAGATACTGTTATGTCAATTGAACTTAGCTTGGAAGACGTGAAAAAAGCTGCTCTTCATTATGGATTTCAGTTGGAG AAAGAACAGACAATTCAGACCACATATGCTACAAATCCTCGGTCGATGATGCAT AACCAGTACCACAGTGTATTTTGGACGATGCGAAAGGGAGCGGGGGCAAAGCTGCTTCCTTGA
- the LOC108225495 gene encoding uncharacterized protein LOC108225495 isoform X1 has translation MSKSDEEAELRRKQEEALEVKSLRQIISTYLNYRKAADEGVKRYERSFRRLEPSHKALLSHLPLKYRSLRRCIAKNSYFIYEMLKMYIPSVPVLNLMNNSAFQPPIDLSKDLDIGEQDSQNTSETENSSWGSASGCDEAISGDEGSGVSRSPKVSSSPDWLDPSFQLHVPLADVDKVQFVIRNIVRDWAAEGQQERDQCYKPILEELKLQFPNRSKRSPPACLVPGAGLGRLALEISRLGFASQGNEFSYYMMICSSFILNQTERANEWTIYPWIHSNCNSLSDSDQLRPVSIPDIHPASAGITEGFSMCGGDFVEVYSDPSQLGAWDAVVTCFFLDTASNVVEYIEVISKILKEGAVWINLGPLLYHFADVCSQDDAGDTVMSIELSLEDVKKAALHYGFQLEKEQTIQTTYATNPRSMMHNQYHSVFWTMRKGAGAKLLP, from the exons atgTCTAAAAGTGATGAAGAAGCAGAGCTCCGGAGAAAGCAAGAAGAAGCTCTCGAAGTCAAATCTCTCCGCCAGATCATCAGCACCTATCTCAA TTATCGAAAGGCTGCAGATGAGGGCGTTAAAAGGTATGAAAGATCTTTTAGAAGGCTTGAACCATCCCATAAG GCTCTCCTGTCCCACCTTCCTTTAAAATATCGAAGTCTAAGAAg GTGTATAGCTAAgaattcttattttatatacgAAATGCTAAAG ATGTATATTCCTTCCGTACCTGTCCTGAACCTGATGAATAATTCA GCATTTCAACCTCCAATAGATTTGAGCAAAGACCTTGACATTGGTGAACAAGATTCCCAGAATACCAGTGAAACCGAAAATTCTTCTTGGGGGTCTGCATCAGGATGCGATGAGGCTATCAGCGGAGATGAGGGGAGCGGAGTATCCAGATCCCCTAAG GTGTCTTCATCTCCTGATTGGTTGGATCCATCATTCCAGTTGCATGTTCCTCTAGCTGATGTGGACAAG GTTCAATTTGTTATAAGAAATATTGTAAGAGATTGGGCTGCAGAG GGACAACAAGAACGTGACCAGTGCTATAAGCCTATTCTTGAAGAGCTTAAATTACAATTTCCTAACCGTAGTAAAAGGAG ccCTCCTGCATGTTTAGTTCCTGGTGCTGGACTTGGTAGACTGGCTTTGGAAATTTCCCGTCTTG GTTTTGCAAGCCAAGGAAATGAATTTTCATACTATATGATGATCTGCTCAAGTTTTATTCTTAACCA aactGAAAGGGCTAATGAATGGACTATCTATCCTTGGATTCATAGCAACTGCAACTCACTTTCTGACAGTGACCAGCTTCGGCCTGTTTCGATACCAGATATTCACCCAGCCAG CGCAGGAATAACTGAAGGTTTTTCCATGTGTGGAGGTGATTTTGTCGAAGTTTACAGTGATCCAAGCCAACTGG GGGCCTGGGATGCAGTTGTAACCTGTTTCTTTCTTGATACAGCGAGCAACGTTGTTGAATATATTGAAGTGATTTCAAAAATTCTAAAAGAGGGTGCT GTTTGGATAAACTTGGGTCCCCTGCTTTATCACTTTGCGGATGTATGTAGTCAAGACGat GCTGGAGATACTGTTATGTCAATTGAACTTAGCTTGGAAGACGTGAAAAAAGCTGCTCTTCATTATGGATTTCAGTTGGAG AAAGAACAGACAATTCAGACCACATATGCTACAAATCCTCGGTCGATGATGCAT AACCAGTACCACAGTGTATTTTGGACGATGCGAAAGGGAGCGGGGGCAAAGCTGCTTCCTTGA
- the LOC108225495 gene encoding uncharacterized protein LOC108225495 isoform X3, translated as MSKSDEEAELRRKQEEALEVKSLRQIISTYLNYRKAADEGVKRYERSFRRLEPSHKALLSHLPLKYRSLRRCIAKNSYFIYEMLKAFQPPIDLSKDLDIGEQDSQNTSETENSSWGSASGCDEAISGDEGSGVSRSPKVSSSPDWLDPSFQLHVPLADVDKVQFVIRNIVRDWAAEGQQERDQCYKPILEELKLQFPNRSKRSPPACLVPGAGLGRLALEISRLGFASQGNEFSYYMMICSSFILNQTERANEWTIYPWIHSNCNSLSDSDQLRPVSIPDIHPASAGITEGFSMCGGDFVEVYSDPSQLGAWDAVVTCFFLDTASNVVEYIEVISKILKEGAVWINLGPLLYHFADVCSQDDAGDTVMSIELSLEDVKKAALHYGFQLEKEQTIQTTYATNPRSMMHNQYHSVFWTMRKGAGAKLLP; from the exons atgTCTAAAAGTGATGAAGAAGCAGAGCTCCGGAGAAAGCAAGAAGAAGCTCTCGAAGTCAAATCTCTCCGCCAGATCATCAGCACCTATCTCAA TTATCGAAAGGCTGCAGATGAGGGCGTTAAAAGGTATGAAAGATCTTTTAGAAGGCTTGAACCATCCCATAAG GCTCTCCTGTCCCACCTTCCTTTAAAATATCGAAGTCTAAGAAg GTGTATAGCTAAgaattcttattttatatacgAAATGCTAAAG GCATTTCAACCTCCAATAGATTTGAGCAAAGACCTTGACATTGGTGAACAAGATTCCCAGAATACCAGTGAAACCGAAAATTCTTCTTGGGGGTCTGCATCAGGATGCGATGAGGCTATCAGCGGAGATGAGGGGAGCGGAGTATCCAGATCCCCTAAG GTGTCTTCATCTCCTGATTGGTTGGATCCATCATTCCAGTTGCATGTTCCTCTAGCTGATGTGGACAAG GTTCAATTTGTTATAAGAAATATTGTAAGAGATTGGGCTGCAGAG GGACAACAAGAACGTGACCAGTGCTATAAGCCTATTCTTGAAGAGCTTAAATTACAATTTCCTAACCGTAGTAAAAGGAG ccCTCCTGCATGTTTAGTTCCTGGTGCTGGACTTGGTAGACTGGCTTTGGAAATTTCCCGTCTTG GTTTTGCAAGCCAAGGAAATGAATTTTCATACTATATGATGATCTGCTCAAGTTTTATTCTTAACCA aactGAAAGGGCTAATGAATGGACTATCTATCCTTGGATTCATAGCAACTGCAACTCACTTTCTGACAGTGACCAGCTTCGGCCTGTTTCGATACCAGATATTCACCCAGCCAG CGCAGGAATAACTGAAGGTTTTTCCATGTGTGGAGGTGATTTTGTCGAAGTTTACAGTGATCCAAGCCAACTGG GGGCCTGGGATGCAGTTGTAACCTGTTTCTTTCTTGATACAGCGAGCAACGTTGTTGAATATATTGAAGTGATTTCAAAAATTCTAAAAGAGGGTGCT GTTTGGATAAACTTGGGTCCCCTGCTTTATCACTTTGCGGATGTATGTAGTCAAGACGat GCTGGAGATACTGTTATGTCAATTGAACTTAGCTTGGAAGACGTGAAAAAAGCTGCTCTTCATTATGGATTTCAGTTGGAG AAAGAACAGACAATTCAGACCACATATGCTACAAATCCTCGGTCGATGATGCAT AACCAGTACCACAGTGTATTTTGGACGATGCGAAAGGGAGCGGGGGCAAAGCTGCTTCCTTGA
- the LOC108225495 gene encoding uncharacterized protein LOC108225495 isoform X4, which translates to MYIPSVPVLNLMNNSAFQPPIDLSKDLDIGEQDSQNTSETENSSWGSASGCDEAISGDEGSGVSRSPKVSSSPDWLDPSFQLHVPLADVDKVQFVIRNIVRDWAAEGQQERDQCYKPILEELKLQFPNRSKRSPPACLVPGAGLGRLALEISRLGFASQGNEFSYYMMICSSFILNQTERANEWTIYPWIHSNCNSLSDSDQLRPVSIPDIHPASAGITEGFSMCGGDFVEVYSDPSQLGAWDAVVTCFFLDTASNVVEYIEVISKILKEGAVWINLGPLLYHFADVCSQDDAGDTVMSIELSLEDVKKAALHYGFQLEKEQTIQTTYATNPRSMMHNQYHSVFWTMRKGAGAKLLP; encoded by the exons ATGTATATTCCTTCCGTACCTGTCCTGAACCTGATGAATAATTCA GCATTTCAACCTCCAATAGATTTGAGCAAAGACCTTGACATTGGTGAACAAGATTCCCAGAATACCAGTGAAACCGAAAATTCTTCTTGGGGGTCTGCATCAGGATGCGATGAGGCTATCAGCGGAGATGAGGGGAGCGGAGTATCCAGATCCCCTAAG GTGTCTTCATCTCCTGATTGGTTGGATCCATCATTCCAGTTGCATGTTCCTCTAGCTGATGTGGACAAG GTTCAATTTGTTATAAGAAATATTGTAAGAGATTGGGCTGCAGAG GGACAACAAGAACGTGACCAGTGCTATAAGCCTATTCTTGAAGAGCTTAAATTACAATTTCCTAACCGTAGTAAAAGGAG ccCTCCTGCATGTTTAGTTCCTGGTGCTGGACTTGGTAGACTGGCTTTGGAAATTTCCCGTCTTG GTTTTGCAAGCCAAGGAAATGAATTTTCATACTATATGATGATCTGCTCAAGTTTTATTCTTAACCA aactGAAAGGGCTAATGAATGGACTATCTATCCTTGGATTCATAGCAACTGCAACTCACTTTCTGACAGTGACCAGCTTCGGCCTGTTTCGATACCAGATATTCACCCAGCCAG CGCAGGAATAACTGAAGGTTTTTCCATGTGTGGAGGTGATTTTGTCGAAGTTTACAGTGATCCAAGCCAACTGG GGGCCTGGGATGCAGTTGTAACCTGTTTCTTTCTTGATACAGCGAGCAACGTTGTTGAATATATTGAAGTGATTTCAAAAATTCTAAAAGAGGGTGCT GTTTGGATAAACTTGGGTCCCCTGCTTTATCACTTTGCGGATGTATGTAGTCAAGACGat GCTGGAGATACTGTTATGTCAATTGAACTTAGCTTGGAAGACGTGAAAAAAGCTGCTCTTCATTATGGATTTCAGTTGGAG AAAGAACAGACAATTCAGACCACATATGCTACAAATCCTCGGTCGATGATGCAT AACCAGTACCACAGTGTATTTTGGACGATGCGAAAGGGAGCGGGGGCAAAGCTGCTTCCTTGA
- the LOC108224974 gene encoding putative F-box/LRR-repeat protein 23, which yields MGMDQRNWLDLPDDVTTNILDRLSVVEILENAQKVCTAWRKICKDPAMWRVIDMENLQGLANPRALEKMCMNVIDRSQGQLVDLSIEHFPTDDLIEFLAQGERSSQLRRLQISYCYGSLHKSWNDLFRKAPMLEEIALTFTTISEETVAEISRCCPMLKSFTYNNHGWRHSIGMDAADDFVISVAKGMPQLLHLQLTGNEMSNKGLQAILDGCPNLQSLDLRGCFSIKLYDSCGKLCKERIKNLRLPRDSMIGHKVAPYDSEDEYEDYLWDGYVGLYDDLLDDVGGGFDDDDGGFGPFGGFADGVADYYHLL from the exons ATGGGCATGGATCAAAGAAACTGGTTAGATCTTCCTGATGATGTTACAACAAACATACTCGATAGGTTGAGCGTAGTTGAGATTCTTGAGAACGCACAGAAGGTGTGCACTGCGTGGCGTAAAATCTGCAAAGACCCGGCTATGTGGAGAGTTATCGACATGGAAAATCTTCAAGGTTTGGCTAACCCTCGTGCACTTGAGAAGATGTGTATGAATGTGATTGATCGGAGTCAAGGCCAGCTTGTTGATTTAAGCATCGAACATTTTCCTACTGATGATTTGATTGAATTCCTCGCTCAAGGCGAAAG ATCAAGTCAGCTCAGGCGTCTTCAAATTTCATATTGCTATGGTTCGTTGCATAAATCTTGGAATGACTTATTTAGAAAGGCTCCGATGCTGGAGGAAATTGCTCTTACTTTCACTACTATTTCGGAGGAGACTGTTGCAGAAATTAGTCGATGTTGTCCCATGCTCAAGTCATTCACATATAACAATCATGGTTGGAGGCATAGCATAGGGATGGATGCTGCAGATGACTTTGTTATATCTGTTGCAAAAGGCATGCCGCAGTTACTCCACCTACAGCTCACTGGCAATGAAATGTCAAACAAGGGTTTACAGGCGATTCTGGATGGTTGTCCTAACCTTCAGTCCCTTGATCTACGTGGATGCTTCAGCATTAAACTTTACGACAGTTGTGGAAAGCTATGTAAGGAACGAATCAAGAACTTGAGGCTCCCCCGTGACTCTATGATAGGCCACAAAGTTGCACCCTACGATAGTGAAGATGAGTATGAAGATTATCTCTGGGATGGTTATGTTGGGCTTTATGACGATCTTTTGGATGATGTTGGTGGTGgctttgatgatgatgatggtggcTTTGGACCTTTTGGTGGTTTTGCTGATGGCGTTGCAGATTATTACCATCTCCTCTGA
- the LOC108226355 gene encoding farnesylcysteine lyase, translating to MSAVPPTLSLLFILLTLSPITSSHSPTTCIIGSGIGGASVAHFLRHYSHSGPIHIFERNDVVGGRMATVTIAGDTFEAGASILHPKNYHAVNYTKLLKLKAKSDESDESVSLGIWNGKEFVFKTIEISSRFSIIRSIVGFVNSVRMLVRYGFALFKMNQFVEVTVDSFLKYYQALESRPIFGTVEEMLKWAGLYNLTTRTLHEELTDAGLSSLLIDELATVITRINYGQSVSISGLAGAVSLAGSGGGLWAVEGGNWQMAAGLINRSDVALHMSEEIESISYTRSAYELNSTRGNSYKCDVTVVATPLDELDISFNPVISIPDRKLQHTHATFIRGLWNPAYFGFNYVTDIPELVGTIESSDLPFTCISILKKHSEKDMTYKMFSRQPMTDVLLDQIFSARNETIRIDWGAYPHYHSPEKFAPFMLDDIHLYYVNAFENAASTMETSAVAAENIARLIISRSSSKPLSISSDPATSGSIISELHSDL from the exons ATGTCCGCCGTACCTCCCACCCTCTCTCTTCTATTCATCCTCCTCACTCTCTCTCCTATAACCTCTTCACACTCTCCCACAACCTGCATAATCGGCAGCGGCATCGGCGGCGCCTCCGTCGCGCACTTCCTCCGTCACTACTCCCACTCCGGCCCTATCCACATCTTCGAGCGAAACGACGTCGTCGGCGGCCGCATGGCCACTGTGACGATCGCCGGCGACACGTTCGAGGCCGGCGCCTCGATTCTCCACCCGAAGAATTACCACGCGGTGAATTACACAAAACTGTTGAAGCTGAAAGCGAAGAGCGATGAGTCTGATGAGTCGGTGTCGCTGGGAATTTGGAACGGGAAGGAATTTGTTTTTAAGACGATTGAGATTAGTTCTAGGTTTTCGATTATTCGGAGTATCGTAGGGTTCGTTAATTCAGTGCGAATGCTGGTTCGGTATGGCTTTGCGCTCTTCAAAATGAATCAGTTTGTCGAG GTTACTGTGGATAGCTTCTTAAAGTATTATCAAGCATTGGAATCTAGGCCAATTTTTGGAACTGTGGAGGAAATGCTTAAATGGGCAGGTTTATACAATTTAACTACTAGGACATTGCACGAGGAATTGACTGATGCTGGATTGTCTTCTTTACTGATTGACGAGCTTGCTACA GTTATCACAAGAATTAACTATGGTCAGAGTGTTAGCATAAGCGGACTTGCTGGTGCAGTTTCCTTGGCAGGGTCTGGTGGTGGGTTGTGGGCAGTTGAAGGAGGAAATTGGCAAATGGCTGCCGGATTGATAAATCGTTCAGATGTTGCATTGCATATGAGTGAAGAAATAGAATCTATTTCTTACACCAGAAGTGCTTATGAACTCAATTCAACAAGAGGGAACAGTTACAAGTGTGATGTAACTGTGGTTGCTACTCCATTGGATGAGCTTGATATATCTTTTAACCCTGTGATTTCGATTCCTGATAGGAAGTTGCAGCATACTCATGCAACTTTTATTAGGGGGCTCTGGAATCCT GCATATTTTGGCTTCAATTATGTAACTGATATTCCAGAATTGGTGGGGACAATAGAGAGTTCAGATCTCCCATTCACATGCATTTCTATACTCAAGAAACACAGTGAGAAAGATATGACCTACAAAATGTTTTCTCGGCAACCAATGACAGATGTGTTACTGGATCAAATTTTTAG TGCGAGGAATGAGACAATTCGGATAGACTGGGGGGCATACCCTCATTACCACTCTCCTGAGAAGTTTGCACCTTTTATGCTCGACGATATACATTTGTACTATGTCAATGCTTTTGAAAACGCGGCCAGCACAATGGAAACAAGTGCTGTTGCAGCTGAGAATATAGCACGGCTGATCATATCGAGATCTTCAAGCAAGCCGCTTTCTATTTCATCAGACCCTGCAACTTCTGGTTCCATAATATCTGAACTTCACTCAGATCTGTGA
- the LOC135147046 gene encoding F-box protein At5g39450-like, with amino-acid sequence MCEPCGSSMLLALPDDIFAIVAQSLSPKDVCNLCLCCRSLSGLASNDKVWFTQCEMLRVVSVKDLVEWRKGVLSYRVLCKFLVSVKSLIGIWVHQNPELGNVVYVMPGFISVVGCRIIPQELGPLGIKDGPILWAPVFEILSNIDGSSMFFLHGRDKDDDYIYPGSVKAVDKACNMLLLEVMPKERSTGEKSVDDKELLVRGDHSRSLNIKSQRVFGQNKQKVQFNRLAFGDRRKLLETVTSQVRLKVPDLASGLLFPRLSSDENNFQQDLVHLHKRRSLLMEMYKLRSDCSKHNVGPHPPADPTQLKISEMRKAFENSTGLHTSLGEDDCLTQSTKRKNLAGYFKDGLKQILGKSTLTIYGRERVRSSTSSSDSKHAQLDDFLYSGDTIGLALNASNGKLSSYRAWPNMHDSRFALYKLPMQEPKSSQEYGGLWGGTFGWPPGMPSEDKPGKALYFLFLSYEESQGQRLLIATKILEGTHYVLHPNGSAMFIVNLDEPSSDPFPLGGDGDLEPLDIKVMLNSQD; translated from the coding sequence ATGTGTGAGCCTTGTGGGTCGAGTATGCTTCTTGCGCTGCCTGATGATATTTTTGCAATTGTTGCACAATCTTTGAGTCCGAAAGATGTGTGTAACTTGTGTTTGTGTTGTAGAAGCCTGAGTGGGCTTGCGAGTAATGATAAGGTGTGGTTTACTCAATGTGAAATGCTTAGAGTGGTTTCGGTGAAAGACCTTGTTGAATGGCGAAAGGGGGTATTGTCGTACAGGGTGCTTTGCAAGTTCCTTGTTAGTGTCAAGTCGTTGATTGGGATTTGGGTGCACCAGAATCCGGAATTGGGTAATGTGGTTTATGTGATGCCGGGTTTTATTTCTGTTGTTGGGTGTCGGATTATACCACAAGAGCTTGGACCGTTGGGTATTAAAGATGGTCCTATTTTATGGGCGCCGGTTTTTGAGATCTTAAGCAATATTGATGGCTCCTCTATGTTTTTCCTTCATGGAAGGGACAAGGATGATGATTATATTTATCCTGGTTCTGTTAAGGCTGTAGATAAGGCTTGTAACATGCTATTGCTTGAAGTTATGCCAAAAGAACGAAGTACTGGTGAAAAATCAGTGGATGATAAGGAGCTACTTGTGAGAGGTGACCACTCACGTAGCTTGAATATAAAGTCTCAAAGGGTATTTGGACAGAATAAGCAGAAGGTACAATTCAATCGGTTGGCTTTTGGTGATAGAAGAAAGCTACTTGAGACTGTTACTAGTCAAGTTCGGTTGAAGGTCCCGGATTTGGCAAGTGGACTACTTTTTCCTCGACTGAGCAGcgatgaaaataattttcaacaagaTTTGGTGCATTTGCACAAGAGAAGATCATTGCTGATGGAAATGTACAAGCTTCGGAGTGATTGTAGCAAACACAATGTTGGTCCTCATCCACCTGCTGATCCTACCCAACTAAAAATAAGTGAGATGAGAAAGGCCTTCGAGAATTCTACTGGTTTACACACTTCCCTTGGTGAGGATGATTGCCTTACACAATCTACAAAAAGGAAAAATCTAGCTGGATATTTTAAAGATGGCCTGAAACAGATACTTGGGAAATCAACCTTAACAATTTATGGCCGTGAACGTGTAAGAAGTAGTACTTCAAGCAGTGACAGCAAGCATGCACAACTAGACGACTTTCTTTATTCTGGTGACACAATAGGACTAGCCCTAAATGCTTCAAATGGAAAGCTATCTTCTTATAGAGCTTGGCCAAATATGCATGATAGTCGTTTTGCTCTTTACAAACTGCCCATGCAAGAGCCAAAATCATCCCAAGAATACGGTGGTCTATGGGGAGGAACATTTGGTTGGCCTCCTGGGATGCCCTCCGAAGACAAGCCTGGAAAAGCCCTTTACTTCCTTTTTTTATCATATGAAGAGTCCCAAGGCCAACGCTTACTCATCGCTACTAAAATATTAGAAGGGACTCATTATGTTCTACATCCAAATGGTTCTGCTATGTTTATAGTCAATCTTGATGAGCCTTCTTCAGATCCTTTCCCGTTGGGCGGTGATGGAGATTTAGAACCTCTTGATATTAAGG